One genomic window of Pseudopipra pipra isolate bDixPip1 chromosome 17, bDixPip1.hap1, whole genome shotgun sequence includes the following:
- the NOL4L gene encoding nucleolar protein 4-like isoform X1 translates to MNDSTWISADQHLNSSLSPSQDESMRSPQNLHGHEDDDSSSESCSGNGSSTLNPSTSSSTQGDSAFPEMNGNGTAAPMDFTASADDQPINLCDKLTPAHVTPSYQSDSCSADGLRSRVKYAVKTTAESPPYSSGSYDSIKTEVSGCPEDLTVGRAPTADEDDDDHDDHEDNDKINDSEGMDPERLKAFNMFVRLFVDENLDRMVPISKQPKEKIQAIIESCSRQFPEFQERARKRIRTYLKSCRRMKKNGMEMTRPTPPHLTSAMAENILAAACESETRKAAKRMRLEIYQTSQDEPIALDKQHSRDSTAITHSSYSLPASSYSQDPVYINGSLNYSYRGYGSLGGSLQPPASLQTGNHSNGPTDLSMKGGASSTAPSNSTSRGMQAAQLSPTEISAVRQLIAGYRESAAFLLRSADELENLILQQN, encoded by the exons ATGACTCCTCGTCAGAGAGCTGCAGCGGGAATGGCTCCTCCACCCTGAACCCCTCCACTTCCAGCAGCACGCAAGGCGACAGCGCCTTCCCCGAAATGAACGGCAATGGCACCGCGGCCCCCATGGACTTCACCGCCTCCGCCGATGACCAGCCCATCAACCTCTGCGACAAGCTCACCCCTGCCCACGTCACCCCTTCCTACCAGTCCGACAGCTGCAGTGCCGACGGGCTGCGCAGCAGGGTCAAGTACGCGGTGAAGACCACGGCAGAG TCCCCCCCGTACAGCTCGGGCAGCTACGACTCCATCAAGACAGAGGTGAGCGGCTGCCCCGAGGACCTGACTGTGGGCAGGGCCCCCACGGCTGATGAAGATGACGATGACCATGATGACCATGAAGACAACGATAAGATTAATGACTCGGAGGGGATGGACCCGGAGAGGCTAAAGGCCTTCAAC ATGTTCGTGCGCCTTTTTGTGGATGAGAACCTGGACCGGATGGTTCCCATCTCCAAGCAGCCCAAGGAGAAGATCCAGGCCATCATCGAGTCGTGCAGCCGGCAGTTCCCCGAGTTCCAGGAGCGGGCGCGGAAGCGCATCCGCACCTACCTCAAGTCCTGCCGCCGCATGAAGAAGAATGGGATGGAGATG ACCAGGCCCACGCCGCCTCACCTGACCTCGGCCATGGCAGAGAACATCCTGGCCGCCGCCTGTGAGAGCGAAACGCGGAAAGCAGCCAAGAGGATGCGGCTGGAGATCTACCAGACCTCCCAG GACGAACCGATCGCTTTAGACAAGCAGCACTCCAGAGACTCCACAGCCATCACCCACTCCTCCTACTCACTGCCAGCTTCATCTTACTCCCAAGACCCGGTCTACATCAATGGAAGCCTGAACTACAGCTACCGTGGCTACGGGTCCCTGGGGGGCAGCCTGCAGCCCCCCGCCTCCCTCCAGACGGGCAACCACAGTAATG GTCCAACCGATCTCAGCATGAAAGGTGGggcctccagcacagccccctccAACAGCACCAGCCGGGGCATGCAGgcggcccagctcagccccacggAGATCAGCGCCGTGCGGCAGCTCATCGCCGGATACCGGGAGTCGGCGGCGTTCCTGCTCCGGTCTGCAGACGAACTGGAAAACCTCATTTTACAGCAGAACTGA